The region TCGGCGTGTGGGTGCCGATCCTGCCCACGACACCGTTTCTGCTGCTTGCGCTGGTGTGCTTTACGAGGAGCTCGCCAAGGTTGGAGCGCTACCTGCTGCGCCACGATACGTTCGGGCCGTTCATTATTGACTACTACTCAGGCCAGCTGACGCGGGCACAGAAACTGCGGATTCTGGGGCTGCTGTGGTTGGGGATGGGCGCCTCCATATGGGTGGTGATAGTGGTGGTCGGGCTGTGGCCGGTGGCGTTGCTGCTCGCCGCGATTGGTGTTGCGGTGAGCGCGCACATCTGGCGGCTGCGGCCACGCCCCGAGCGCGCCGCCGAACTACGCCAGCGCGCTGGACTGCCTACCGACCACGCACGTTGAACCCGATGACGCCGGGATTGACCAAGGGGGCGTCGCCAAGCAGGGCGTGGATGTTGCCCTCCCTCTCGACGGCACTGGTGACCGCTCTCGGGCGTTGCTTCTTGTCATCTTTGCCGCGGCCCTGCGACATTGGCGCACCCATGAAGCCGCCTCTCTGCCCTTGCTGACCTGCGGTGTTGGCGGCAGAACCTGTGGCACCCGCTGCGCCTGGTTGGCCGCCGAAGCCACCTGTGGACCCGGTACCCGGCCGACCCGCGAAGCCTCCCGCGCCGCCGCCGGCGAGGCCAGCGTTGGAGCCGAAGCCTGTGGCTGAGCCTGAGGCTGCGCCTGCCGACGAGCCGAACCCTGGTGTCTGTTGGTGCAGCGACCCGGCGCGATGGCGGCCACCACCGCCTGCGCCGCCCATTGGCATGCCACCGAATGCGCCTTGGCCTGCGCCTACGCCGGAGCCTGCTGCGGAGGCGGCGCCGGTCGTCGCACCGCTGAGCCCGCCTGCACCGGATGCGAGACCGCCGTGGAGGCCAGCGCCCGGCGCGACGTTCGCTGCCGACGCGTTCAGCGCGCCCGGTGGAGGAAGCGTCGGGGCCTGCGCCGAAGCGACTTGGGTCGGGGTGGCGCCGGACGCGATGGCGTTGAGCATGTCCGGGTTCGGCTTCCCGAACTGCTGCAACACATCCTGCGGACCACGCGCGTTCGCGAGATCCGTGTAGCCGTTGTTGGCAAAGATGCTGGCCAGTCCCGCTGGCATCGGGGCGTCCGCGAACTCGGGAGCGGTCGGCGCAGGTGGGCCGCTGATGGAGAAGTCTGAACCGGTGACATCGGTGAGATCCGGAAGCAGCTTGACGAAGGTCGGGTTCGTCGCCGGCAGGTACGAGTTCACGTACATCGGGTAGGAACTGACGAAGGCCTCCTTCACAGCCTTCACCGCGGCCGGGGAGACGGCCTCAGCTGCTATCGCCGCAGCCTGAGCTGCCGCCGCCATAAGTTGCGACGACGACGCCAACGCCGCCAACCCCGTGTTATTCCCCGCAAGCGCCGCCGAGTTGGCTGCGTACTCGGACCCCGCTGCCTGAATCAGCTGGAGACGCGCAATCGCCTGGGCGACGAACTCGGTCTCTGCTGAAGACTCAAGCGACGCAATGGCCGGGGCGATGGCCTCCACCATCTCGTAAATACGCTGCGCATTCGACGTCCAATTCGACGCCAACCCCGACGGAATCGCTGTGTTCGTGGTCAGGATGTTGCTCACCAGCGACTCGAAGCTCCCATCCGTCGACGCATACACCGAACTGTTATTGAACGGCTGCGTCTTGTAACTCTTCGCAACCGCAGCCGCCGACGACATCCCAAGATTGGAACCCAAACCACTCAACCCAGGCGTTCCACTAAGCCCGACCGCGTTCACAATCCCCGCAATCGAATCGTCCGCCATCACCGTATTGTCCAGGCAGACCTTCAACACCTTTGCCGACGACTTCACATTCCCCGTGAACGCGTCCGTCGCAAGTGGAGCGTGCTCCGAGTAGATCGCCCCGTGCTTCTCCCCTGCCTCGCGGAGGCCGGAGACGGCGGAGAAGGTGGAG is a window of Corynebacterium pseudogenitalium DNA encoding:
- a CDS encoding YbaN family protein, with translation MRYVYMIVGLVALGLGAVGVWVPILPTTPFLLLALVCFTRSSPRLERYLLRHDTFGPFIIDYYSGQLTRAQKLRILGLLWLGMGASIWVVIVVVGLWPVALLLAAIGVAVSAHIWRLRPRPERAAELRQRAGLPTDHAR